The genomic region TACGTACGAAAGTGCGTAAGCCTTTTTTTATGTATGCATTGGTTAGTTGACCGTTTATCGTAACTGTGTTACAGTAGTTTATCTACGTGATCGTTGTTTCTGTTAATGATAGAGCCGAAAGTTCAGCTTACATAATCAAATAAAGGTCTCATAGAGATTGTTTCCGTATGGATTCAATATTTAGTACCGCAAAAGGTAAAAGGATTTGAGTATGGCTCAAAAAATCTATGTAGGAAATTTAAACTACGCAACCACGGAAGAAGGTTTGACCAACTTATTTGGAACTTACGGTGAAGTCGTTTCAGCAGTTGTAATTAAAGACAAGTTCAGCAACCGCTCAAAAGGTTTCGGATTTGTTGAAATGGCCGACGAAGGTGCCGCACAAAATGCTATTGCAGAATTAAACGAAAAAGAGTTCGAAGGACGCCGCCTTCGCGTTAATGTCGCGCAGGAAAAACCCCGCCGAACTTATCCCTAATTACTTCTATAAAGGATAAGAATCCTCTAATCTTTAATATCCCGCTTATACCGTGACTACGGTGTAGAACACAGCAATACGTTCTATATCGTTACCATTTATGATTTGAGCATCTCTAAAAATCTCAGCTTTTAGAGATGCTCATTTATCACAAAAATATTTTATCGTTCCATACTTAAATAATACAATCTGCCCCCCCCTGTGTGAAAGTTCATCATTGAATAATTTGACTTTCCTCTGTAAGATAAAGATCAATCAATATTCTCCCGGTACAGCGTCCAGGGATAAAATCTGCTATAAATTGATAGGAGCTGAGCTATGATTAACCATAACGTTCAATTTTTCCGATACAAGATTGTTAAGCATACAGCTGATACACAGCCTTGGATACAATCGATATCGGTCATACCGCTGATTATGGCTGTGATAACCCTTTTCTGCGCCCTATGTAGCATTTCTTGCGCTTCGGTACAAACGGATATCCGCTATTCAGGTGGGGCGGGATCTGCCCGTGAAAAGGTGCTTGAAACACTTGAGGCCACTATTGTTTCGCAGCGTATCCAGTATAATCCCGAACAACTTAAACGGACGCAGGCTGATATCGAAGCCACTCTGCGGGAACCGTCTACCGATTCGTCATATTTGGCGAGGTTGCATGCGCTCTCTGCAGACGTATACTTATTACAACGGCAACCTAACGAAGCGCGTAAGCAGTTAGCTGCGGCCAAGCAACAAAATGAATATGATGAATATGTGCAATTGGTTTCAGCGCGTCTTATTTCCGATCCGGAAAAACGGAGAGCATATTTGGAAGAGCGACTCGTACAAAATCCTACCTATTATCGGCTGAAGGCGGAGCTCGGAGGACTTTATTTCGCAGCACAGGATTATCGGAATGCACTCGCAGCCTTTGACGCTTCTCTTTCATTTTTACCCGAAGGGTACCGACAGCTTTACGGCAAACAGCGAGAGCAGAGTTTACAGCTCTATACAATAGACGGAGCTTCCATTCGGAAATCTTCTGAAAAGATATTACAAACTCCTCAACTTTCATTAGTAGAAATGGCAACGCTTACGCAAGATTCTACGAATGCACTGGATTTTATAACCGGTACGGCGGAATGGAAACCACCGCTGCTCGCCGAATATCTGCAAAAAGATGGGTGGTACCATCCGGAGCGTAATGTTTTGAAGGATCTTGCGTCGAAAAAAGATGCCGCACTGTTTTTATGGCATTTGATTGTCGGTAATGATGAAAGTCGGTTGAAGAGATACACGCGCTATTATACCAGTAAACGGCGGCTCCCCATCCCCGATGTGATGATGGACGGGGTTTATTTTGACGCGATAGTCGGTACGGTAGAAGAAGACGTCGTGCCGCTTACAGACGGCAAAAACTTTGAACCCGACAAACCGGTTAGCGGCATGGAGTTTTATCGCTGGCTTTTAAAAGCTGATGCCCTCCGCTGAATACCAGGGCGGTCGAATCAGAAACTTCTTATATCTTTTCTCTTAGAACCATCGCTTTCTGTGACAGTTCTAACTCGACTGCCCGTCTTTCCTAAAAAAGTACAAAATTTCATTTAAAAAAATTGTACACAAAAAGAAGATAGACTGGTTTTTTATTATTTTTTCGGTTATACTGAAAACCATGGAAGCCATGGATATTTTAAAGCCGCTTTTAGAAAAAGGACTGTTAAAGGAAAGCCTTACTTTGGCAGAAAGCGAAGGTAAAGAACTAAGCAAAATTAGCCATGAAGGGCTTAATTTTGTAACAGCCTCTATATTAGCTGATGTCCCATCTGTTGAAAAGACCGAACTGATTAGAAAAACCGGCGCTTTTTTCTCTGCCGAGGATTATTGCAATTTATTAAATGAAAAGGTATTTACCATTCACCCCGTAACTCGCGACCGGTTAAAAGATCAGGGGGTATTATTAACTGATGAAAATATGAAGCAATACTATGCATGGTATAATATTTTTGATATTGCCTTCCCGTGGCTTCCATTATCGGTATTTGAAGACCTGGTAGTTTATCTACGGGATGAAAAGAGGCTTGTTTTAGATAAAGAAACGCGAGAGCTAGTAAAAGAAAATTTTCTAAATTCCAAACGCTACTCCGAACGGGAGCTAGATCGTTTATTCGAATCACCTATCTTTGATAATGAATTTTAATCCGGGTAGCGGT from Treponema vincentii harbors:
- a CDS encoding RNA recognition motif domain-containing protein — encoded protein: MAQKIYVGNLNYATTEEGLTNLFGTYGEVVSAVVIKDKFSNRSKGFGFVEMADEGAAQNAIAELNEKEFEGRRLRVNVAQEKPRRTYP